ACGGCGGTACAGCTCCTGAGGGGTGCCCTGTTGCTGTATGGTTCCTCTGTCCAGGAGGACTATCCGGTCCGACATGCTCAACGCTTCCTCCTGGTCGTGGGTGACGAACAGGGTGGTAGTGCCGGTCTCCCTCTGTATCCGCCGGATCTCCTCCCTCATCTCTATCCTCAGACCTGCGTCCAGGTTTGACAGAGGCTCGTCCAGAAGCAGCAGGTCCGGCTTTTTGACCAGTGCCCTGGATATGGCGACCCTCTGCTGTTGTCCTCCGGATATCTGGCCGGGCTTTCTGTGGAGGATCGACCCTATCTGGGTCATTTCTGCCATCTCTTCCACCTTGCGGCGGATATCCCCCTTGGTGAGCCCCATCACCTTCAGGGGAAAGGCTATGTTGTCGAAGGCGGTCATGTGTGGATAGAGGGCATAGTTCTGGAACACCATGCCGATGTTCCGACTCTGGGTCTTTAAACTCTGAATCTCCCTGTGGTCGAAGAGAATTTTCCCCGACAGCAGAGGCAAAAATCCGGCGATGCCGTTTAGGACGGTTGTCTTGCCGCAACCGCTGGGGCCCAGCAGGCTTAGCAGGGTCCCGGAGGGTGCCTCAAAGCTAAGGTCCTCCACTACCCTGTGATCTCCGTAGCTGATGGAAAGTCCCCTGATATCAAGGCCCATAGAGATATATCACTCCCTTGTAGTAATCATAGGCATTATACCTGTAAGTCATGTTTTTGTCTCGGGATATAACGATGGCCCTCGGTGGTGTTAGAATGTTCCTATGAGAGGAGTGATAGCTTATGTCCAAGGAAATTCTCAGGATAAAGGCGGAAACGCCTGCCCAGCTTTACAACTACGTAAACGGCAAACTTACCGGCTTGATCTGTGAAGAGCCGGACCCTCTGGCAAACCTCGCCAACGCCGCGGCTCTGCTCTATTTGCTTCTGGACGACCTGAACTGGGCTGGTTTCTACCTGATGAGGGAGAGTGAAAATGCCCTGGTTCTGGGGCCCTTTCAGGGGAAACCGGCCTGTACCCGCATCCCCCTGGACAAAGGCGTCTGCGGAGCCGCGGCCCGAACGGGAGAAATCCAGATCGTGTCGGACGTGCATCTTTTTCCGGGACACATCGCCTGCGACGGGGCCTCAGCCTCGGAGATCGTCATCCCTCTGATACGGGAGGACCGAGTCCTTGGGGTTCTGGATCTGGACAGCCCTACCAAAGGGCGTTTTTCTGCGGAGGATGGACAAGGACTTTCAAGTTTCGTAGAGACTCTCCATAGGTATGTTGCCTGGGATGAGCTCTTCGCTGGACGGTAGGAGGGATAACATGATCGAGGTTGCGGTTTTTCTTATAGACGGTTTCGAGGAAACAGAGGCTCTCACTACGGTGGACATACTCCGTAGGGGGGATGTGAGCGTGACCATGACGTCCCTCAACGGAGGTGCGACGGTCAAGGGCAAGCACGGGGTGTCGGTGCTGGCTGACGCCCTGTTCGACGACGTGGTTGACCGTCCTTTCGACATGCTGGTGGTCCCTGGCGGGACGGTGGCCTACACCGAGCATCAGGGACTCTTGGACCTCGTGGTCCGTTACGACTCGGAGGGGAAAAAGCTGGCCGCCATCTGCGCCGCCCCTGCAGTCTTCGGCAAGGCCGGAATCCTGGAGGGACGGAAAGCGGTATGCTATCCCGGCATGGAATCGTGGCTGACCGGGGCGACCATTGGGTCGGAGACGGTGGAGACCGACTGCCACATCACCACCGCCAAGGGCCCTGCCATTACCCCATTCTTTGCCCTGAGGCTCCTGGAGATTCTGAGGGGAAAGGGAGTTGCGGAGGAGGTCTCAAAGGCCTTTTTGATCCCTATGGTCGGGTGAGATTTCATAACGCCAAGGGCGTTTTTAGAGGAGATACCAAAGATGATGGATTTTATTAATCTCGACGCCCTCAAGCAAAAACTTGATTCCTATCGCCCACTATCACCGGAAATAGTCTCTAATTTACACGACGATCTAGTCCTTCGGTGGACTTACCATTCCAATGCCATAGAGGGTAACACCCTCACGCTGAAGGAGACCAAAGTGGCTTTGGAGGGGATAACGGTCGGTGGGAAAACCATTCGGGAACACTTTGAAGCGATCAACCACAGAGAGGCCATCTTTTTTGTCGAAGATCTGGTAAAAAAACGGGAACCGTTGTCGGAATGGCAAATCAAGTCGATTCACCAACTGATCCTAAAAAATATCGACGATAAAAATGCCGGCGTCTACAGAAAGACGAACGTCATCATAGCCGGTGCCGACCA
The uncultured Dethiosulfovibrio sp. genome window above contains:
- a CDS encoding ABC transporter ATP-binding protein — encoded protein: MGLDIRGLSISYGDHRVVEDLSFEAPSGTLLSLLGPSGCGKTTVLNGIAGFLPLLSGKILFDHREIQSLKTQSRNIGMVFQNYALYPHMTAFDNIAFPLKVMGLTKGDIRRKVEEMAEMTQIGSILHRKPGQISGGQQQRVAISRALVKKPDLLLLDEPLSNLDAGLRIEMREEIRRIQRETGTTTLFVTHDQEEALSMSDRIVLLDRGTIQQQGTPQELYRRPANLFTARFFGNPPVNVLEGEGTGDGLRLGATVLPVPVRVGREITAVIRCEDLRICTEGGHFQGSVLSSEILGRDSLVKVCWEGGVLRLIVPSDRSPSPGDTLALEVNLQELQLFDRETGESLRAEGP
- a CDS encoding GAF domain-containing protein, producing the protein MSKEILRIKAETPAQLYNYVNGKLTGLICEEPDPLANLANAAALLYLLLDDLNWAGFYLMRESENALVLGPFQGKPACTRIPLDKGVCGAAARTGEIQIVSDVHLFPGHIACDGASASEIVIPLIREDRVLGVLDLDSPTKGRFSAEDGQGLSSFVETLHRYVAWDELFAGR
- a CDS encoding DJ-1 family glyoxalase III yields the protein MIEVAVFLIDGFEETEALTTVDILRRGDVSVTMTSLNGGATVKGKHGVSVLADALFDDVVDRPFDMLVVPGGTVAYTEHQGLLDLVVRYDSEGKKLAAICAAPAVFGKAGILEGRKAVCYPGMESWLTGATIGSETVETDCHITTAKGPAITPFFALRLLEILRGKGVAEEVSKAFLIPMVG
- a CDS encoding Fic family protein, producing the protein MMDFINLDALKQKLDSYRPLSPEIVSNLHDDLVLRWTYHSNAIEGNTLTLKETKVALEGITVGGKTIREHFEAINHREAIFFVEDLVKKREPLSEWQIKSIHQLILKNIDDKNAGVYRKTNVIIAGADHVPPDAFHVESEMEGFIQWYRTEGLALHPVERAARVHGEFVKIHPFVDGNGRTSRLIMNLELMKSGFPPIVLPVERRLEYYETLDLAHTKGNYEPFLRLISELAEAGFEPYWFVLRVAP